In the genome of Populus alba chromosome 11, ASM523922v2, whole genome shotgun sequence, one region contains:
- the LOC118047417 gene encoding protein FATTY ACID EXPORT 5 codes for MHDFCFTIPYGLVIVIGGVIGYLRKGSVASLGGGVGTGLVLIFAGYLSLKAFSKGKNSFLGLAIETVCAAALTFVMGQRYMQTSKIMPAGIVAGISVLMTVFYLYKIATGGNHIPAKAE; via the exons ATGCATGACTTCTGCTTCACAATCCCATATGGACTGGTTATTGTGATTGGAGGGGTTATTGGATATTTGAGGAAAGGGAGTGTTGCATCATTAGGAGGGGGTGTGGGCACTGGTTTGGTTCTCATCTTTGCTGGATACTTGAGTCTTAAAGCTTTTTCGAAGGGGAAGAATTCATTTCTTGGCTTGGCTATTGAAACTG TTTGTGCAGCTGCACTGACATTTGTGATGGGTCAACGCTATATGCAAACCTCTAAGATAATGCCCGCTGGTATTGTTGCTGGTATCAG TGTTCTCATGACTGTATTTTATCTGTACAAAATTGCAACCGGTGGCAACCACATTCCAGCTAAGGCTGAGTGA
- the LOC118047416 gene encoding purple acid phosphatase 18, translating into MEPKLVLALFLLISATATSEYFRPPTRKTLDFSRPSKSSSHPQQVHISLAGDKHMRVSWVTNDKSAASMVEYGTSPGRYSNIAIGESTCYSYLFYSSGKIHHTVIGPLEDSTVYYYRCGGGGPEYKLKTPPAQFPVTFAVAGDLGQTGWTQSTLDHIDQCKYDVHLLPGDLSYADYMQHLWDTFGELVEPLASARPWMVTQGNHERESIPFLKDGFESYNSRWKMPFEESGSSSNLYYSFEVAGAHIIMLGSYADYDEYSNQYNWLEADLAKVDRNKTPWLLVLFHVPWYNSNEAHQNEGDWMMEAMEPLLYAASVDIVLAGHVHAYERTERVNNGKLDPCGAVHITIGDGGNREGLAHKYKNPQPAWSVFREASFGHGELKLANSSHAFWSWHRNDDDEPVRSDQVWITSLVNSECVAEKKHGLRKILMGP; encoded by the exons ATGGAGCCAAAACTGGTCTTAGCTTTGTTTCTGTTAATCTCTGCAACTGCTACAAGTGAATACTTTAGGCCTCCAACTCGAAAGACTCTTGATTTTTCAAGGCCTTCAAAGTCTTCTTCTCATCCCCAACAG GTGCACATCTCTTTGGCTGGAGACAAGCACATGCGAGTCTCATGGGTCACTAATGATAAATCTGCTGCATCAATGGTGGAATATGGAACTTCTCCTGGAAGATACAGCAATATAGCTATAGGAGAGAGCACGTGTTATAGCTACCTATTTTATAGCTCTGGAAAGATACACCACACAGTCATTGGACCACTGGAGGATAGCACAGTTTATTACTATCGATGTGGAGGAGGTGGTCCCGAGTACAAGCTCAAGACTCCTCCAGCTCAGTTCCCAGTTACTTTTGCTGTGGCTGGAGATTTAGGTCAAACTGGCTGGACTCAATCGACACTAGATCATATTGATCAATGCAAATATGATGTGCACCTGCTGCCCGGAGACCTTTCATATGCTGATTACATGCAGCACCTCTGGGACACATTTGGTGAGCTGGTTGAGCCACTTGCCAGTGCAAGACCTTGGATGGTAACACAGGGGAATCATGAAAGAGAAAGCATTCCATTCCTCAAGGATGGTTTTGAATCCTACAATTCTAGATGGAAGATGCCATTTGAGGAGAGTGGgtcaagttcaaatctttatTATTCTTTCGAAGTTGCAGGGGCTCATATTATTATGCTTGGCTCATATGCTGATTATGATGAGTACTCCAATCAATATAACTGGCTCGAG GCTGATCTTGCCAAGGTGGACCGGAATAAGACACCTTGGCTGCTCGTACTATTCCATGTCCCATGGTACAATAGCAACGAGGCTCATCAAAATGAAGGGGACTGGATGATGGAAGCTATGGAGCCATTACTTTATGCTGCTAGTGTGGACATCGTGCTGGCTGGCCATGTTCATGCTTATGAACGCACG GAACGTGTAAACAATGGAAAACTGGATCCATGCGGTGCTGTCCATATTACAATTGGAGATGGGGGAAACAGAGAGGGCTTAGCCCACAA ATACAAAAACCCACAGCCAGCCTGGTCAGTCTTCCGTGAAGCAAGTTTTGGCCATGGTGAGCTCAAATTAGCAAATTCATCTCATGCCTTCTGGAGCTGGCATAGGAATGATGACGATGAGCCTGTTAGATCAGATCAGGTCTGGATAACTTCATTGGTGAATTCTGAATGCGTTGCTGAAAAGAAACATGGACTGAGGAAGATTCTAATGGGACCTTGA